From Verrucomicrobiota bacterium, a single genomic window includes:
- the plsY gene encoding glycerol-3-phosphate 1-O-acyltransferase PlsY — MLFVLYISVALAAYLLGSVPTGYLAGRLKGLDIRTVGSGNIGATNVFRTLGKAAGVTVLAVDLLKGFLACGLLVKLLYLGFGAPADPDGILRERLAILAGICAILGHNYTCWLKFKGGKGIATTAGVMLALMPLAFAIALGIWVMVLTLTRYVSVASITSAVALPFAAYGTGSRGVLLGVTVVLGALAVYKHKGNLQRLRNGTEPKITSRRNEPANSKPSN; from the coding sequence GTGTTATTTGTTTTGTACATCAGCGTGGCGCTGGCCGCGTATTTGCTGGGGTCAGTGCCCACGGGGTATCTCGCGGGCCGGCTCAAGGGCTTGGATATCCGCACGGTGGGCAGCGGCAACATCGGGGCCACCAATGTATTCCGGACACTGGGCAAAGCCGCCGGCGTGACGGTGTTGGCGGTGGATTTGCTGAAAGGGTTCCTGGCCTGCGGCCTGCTGGTCAAGCTGCTGTACTTGGGATTCGGGGCACCGGCGGATCCGGATGGCATCCTGCGCGAGCGGCTCGCCATCCTGGCCGGAATATGCGCCATCCTGGGCCACAATTACACCTGCTGGCTGAAGTTTAAGGGCGGCAAAGGCATTGCCACCACGGCGGGAGTCATGCTGGCCCTGATGCCGCTGGCATTCGCAATTGCTTTGGGCATCTGGGTCATGGTGCTGACGCTCACCCGCTATGTCTCGGTGGCGTCCATCACTTCTGCCGTGGCGCTGCCGTTCGCCGCGTATGGCACCGGCAGCCGAGGGGTATTGCTGGGGGTCACGGTGGTCCTGGGTGCGCTGGCCGTTTACAAGCACAAGGGCAACCTGCAACGGCTGCGGAACGGCACCGAGCCAAAAATTACTTCACGCCGGAATGAACCGGCCAATTCCAAACCGAGCAACTGA